The following are from one region of the Amycolatopsis sp. QT-25 genome:
- a CDS encoding PspC domain-containing protein, translating into MTNPVAARLTRPRQGRMIGGVCAGLAKRFGTTPGKVRLLAVLSCLLPGPQFIVYLVLWLALPESEY; encoded by the coding sequence GTGACGAACCCCGTAGCCGCCCGCCTGACCCGCCCGCGCCAGGGCCGCATGATCGGCGGCGTCTGCGCCGGTCTCGCCAAACGCTTCGGCACCACGCCGGGCAAGGTCCGCCTGCTCGCCGTGCTGTCCTGCCTGCTGCCCGGCCCGCAGTTCATCGTCTACCTCGTGCTGTGGCTGGCCCTGCCCGAGAGCGAGTACTGA
- a CDS encoding MFS transporter, whose product MPESSAAVVTPPGDAAAQRTDPHHARRWLILVMIGLAQLMVVLDATVVNIALPSAQQDLGFSNDARQWVVTAYALAFGSLLLLGGRLADLFGRKRAFLVGLAGFAIVSAIGGAATSIEMLLVARAAQGVFGALLAPAALSLLTTTFTDPKERGKAFGVFGAIGGGGAAIGLLLGGVLTEYLDWRWSMYVNIVFAVIAFAGSAVLLKNSETDGPRPKLDIPGTITASAGLFALVYGFSNAERDSWSSISVWGFLAAGVVLLISFVVLQQRAAHPLLPLRVLLDRDRGGSYLAMFLLAIGMFSIFLFLTFYIQLNLGFTPVQSGVAFLPMVATLMGSATSATAVLLPKFGAKPLVSLGMLIAGAGLFWLSAIDTTSTYAGGVLFPLMIMGVGIGLAMAPAMSVATFGVDTRDAGVASAAVNTAQQVGGSIGTALLSTLAGNAATSFLAGKAPSPQLAAEAAVHSYTTAFVWGGWIFVIGAVICGLLLRPGAPAKAPEGAEAPVAVHM is encoded by the coding sequence ATGCCTGAGTCATCCGCCGCTGTCGTCACGCCGCCAGGGGACGCGGCCGCCCAGCGCACCGACCCGCACCACGCCAGGAGATGGCTGATCCTGGTGATGATCGGCCTCGCCCAGCTGATGGTGGTGCTCGACGCCACCGTCGTGAACATCGCGCTCCCGTCGGCGCAGCAAGATCTCGGCTTCTCGAACGACGCCCGGCAGTGGGTCGTCACCGCCTACGCGCTCGCGTTCGGCAGCCTGCTCCTGCTGGGCGGGCGGCTCGCGGACCTCTTCGGCCGCAAACGTGCCTTCCTCGTCGGGCTCGCCGGTTTCGCCATCGTGTCGGCGATCGGCGGAGCCGCCACCAGCATCGAAATGCTGCTCGTCGCCCGTGCCGCACAGGGTGTCTTCGGCGCGCTGCTCGCCCCGGCGGCCCTCTCGTTGCTGACCACGACCTTCACCGACCCGAAGGAACGCGGTAAGGCCTTCGGTGTCTTCGGCGCGATCGGCGGTGGCGGCGCGGCGATCGGCCTGCTGCTCGGCGGAGTGCTGACCGAGTACCTCGACTGGCGCTGGTCGATGTACGTCAACATCGTCTTCGCGGTGATCGCGTTCGCCGGTTCGGCCGTGCTGCTGAAGAACTCCGAGACCGACGGCCCACGCCCGAAGCTCGACATCCCTGGCACGATCACCGCGTCGGCCGGCCTTTTCGCCCTGGTCTACGGCTTCTCGAACGCCGAGCGCGACTCGTGGTCCTCGATCTCGGTCTGGGGCTTCCTCGCCGCCGGTGTCGTGCTGCTCATCTCGTTCGTGGTACTCCAGCAGCGTGCCGCACACCCGCTCCTGCCGCTGCGCGTGCTGCTCGACCGTGACCGCGGTGGCTCGTATCTCGCGATGTTCCTGCTCGCCATCGGGATGTTCTCGATCTTCCTGTTCCTCACCTTCTACATCCAGCTGAACCTCGGGTTCACGCCGGTGCAGAGCGGGGTCGCCTTCCTGCCGATGGTGGCCACCCTGATGGGCAGCGCGACGTCGGCGACGGCCGTGCTGCTGCCGAAGTTCGGCGCGAAACCGTTGGTGTCACTGGGCATGCTGATCGCCGGAGCGGGACTGTTCTGGCTCTCGGCCATCGACACCACCAGCACCTACGCCGGTGGGGTGCTGTTCCCGCTGATGATCATGGGCGTCGGCATCGGCCTCGCCATGGCGCCCGCGATGAGCGTCGCGACCTTCGGCGTCGACACGCGCGACGCCGGTGTCGCGTCGGCGGCGGTCAACACCGCGCAGCAGGTCGGCGGCTCGATCGGCACCGCACTGCTGAGCACGCTCGCCGGAAACGCGGCGACGTCGTTCCTGGCCGGGAAAGCCCCTTCGCCGCAACTCGCGGCCGAAGCGGCTGTGCACAGTTACACGACCGCTTTCGTGTGGGGCGGGTGGATCTTCGTCATCGGTGCGGTGATCTGCGGGCTGCTGCTGCGGCCGGGTGCGCCGGCGAAG
- a CDS encoding TetR/AcrR family transcriptional regulator — protein MARDLAPAASARPLRRDAELNRQRIIAAARDVFGERGLEATLDDVAHHAGVGVGTVYRRFPSKEHLVEAMFVDQFETIRQFAEEALRADDPWAGFTTFTWRAAELHAGDRGLREVMLSNVFGQERVAEAKTRMVPLITQLVERAQAAGVLRADFVPTDIPLLHQMIGSVIEFTHGIQPDLWRRCLAMLLDGLRAEPGRTTPLPHPPLDFEALDEAMCSFRLPRLR, from the coding sequence ATGGCTCGGGACCTCGCTCCCGCCGCATCGGCGCGGCCGCTGCGGCGCGACGCTGAACTCAATCGGCAGCGCATCATCGCGGCGGCACGCGATGTCTTCGGCGAACGCGGGCTCGAAGCGACGCTCGATGACGTCGCGCATCACGCCGGGGTCGGTGTCGGCACCGTCTACCGACGCTTCCCGAGTAAGGAACACCTGGTCGAGGCCATGTTCGTCGACCAGTTCGAGACCATCCGGCAGTTCGCCGAAGAGGCCCTGCGCGCCGACGATCCCTGGGCAGGCTTCACCACCTTCACCTGGCGCGCGGCCGAGCTGCACGCCGGTGACCGCGGGTTACGTGAAGTCATGCTGTCGAACGTCTTCGGCCAAGAGCGCGTCGCCGAGGCGAAAACGCGCATGGTGCCGTTGATCACACAGCTCGTCGAACGCGCTCAGGCCGCCGGTGTCCTCCGCGCCGATTTCGTGCCGACGGACATACCGCTCCTGCATCAGATGATCGGCTCGGTCATCGAGTTCACGCACGGGATCCAGCCGGACCTGTGGCGCCGGTGCCTCGCGATGCTGCTGGACGGCCTGCGCGCCGAACCCGGCCGCACCACGCCGCTGCCGCATCCGCCGCTGGACTTCGAGGCACTGGACGAGGCGATGTGCTCCTTCCGGCTACCCAGGCTGCGCTAG
- a CDS encoding NPP1 family protein, translating into MPKKPQRRLLQGLVGAVLITTLAPAVAWAEPPPALPSNATDADRTWQPAFDYDTDGCYPTPAISPTGAVATGLKNSGALNGQCRDRSDLDNTNSYARSKCDNGWCAHLYDLYFEKDQAVPGIDCCGHRHDIEHVVVWVHEGRARYVSTSAHGDYSTYDRSQVSWEGTHPKIVYHKDGVSTHCFRVASATEPPENHYRVWQYPDLVSWDRFPPGIRDTLVRADFGSASLAIEDGSFERNLGKAKPAGIPFDPYA; encoded by the coding sequence TTGCCGAAGAAGCCGCAACGCCGTCTCCTGCAGGGCCTCGTCGGCGCGGTCCTCATCACCACGCTCGCCCCGGCCGTCGCTTGGGCCGAACCACCACCGGCCCTGCCATCGAACGCGACCGACGCCGACCGCACCTGGCAGCCTGCGTTCGACTACGACACCGACGGCTGCTATCCCACACCCGCCATCTCGCCGACCGGCGCGGTGGCCACCGGGCTCAAGAACTCCGGGGCCCTCAATGGTCAGTGCCGGGACCGGTCAGACCTCGACAACACCAACTCCTACGCGCGGTCGAAGTGCGACAACGGCTGGTGCGCCCACCTGTACGACCTGTACTTCGAAAAGGACCAGGCCGTCCCGGGCATCGACTGCTGCGGGCACCGACACGACATCGAGCACGTCGTCGTGTGGGTCCACGAAGGCCGAGCCCGCTACGTCTCGACGTCCGCGCACGGCGACTACTCCACTTACGACCGCTCCCAGGTCTCTTGGGAGGGGACCCATCCGAAGATCGTCTATCACAAGGACGGTGTGAGCACCCACTGTTTCCGCGTCGCGAGCGCCACCGAACCGCCGGAGAACCACTACCGGGTCTGGCAGTACCCGGACCTCGTCAGCTGGGACAGGTTCCCGCCCGGTATCCGGGACACCCTCGTCCGCGCCGATTTCGGCAGTGCGAGCCTCGCGATCGAGGACGGCTCCTTCGAACGCAACCTGGGCAAGGCCAAACCGGCGGGCATCCCGTTCGATCCCTACGCGTGA